GGCCACCTCCGCCACCTCCGACGGAGAACGCCCAGGCACAGGCAGGCAAGGTGCGTTTGACATGTTTTAATGACGTGTTTGGATGGAAGCCACACGTTTCtgatgaaataataatattttgactCGAACGGAGTGTCTTTTTATTGTAGAGATTCACAAACAAATGACGCAAATCAAATTAAGTAGGGTATAACCATACAGTATTACACGGTCATGAATATCACACACGCTGAATGAACCTTTACACTTCAAAACATCTCGTCTACAAAATGACCTATACGAAGAATGACTTGCAAAATTAGGCATTACAGAATGATTCTTCGGTATAAGTAGGTGTACCTGACcaaggtacctatacctacgaaTTACGAGGACGTATTAGGTACGAAAGGGGGCGTCCATTAATCACGTCCTACGAAGtaaggggggagggggtctGACAAAAATCACGAATGATCACCATAtgacgtgtaatttttttttaaattgggccAAGCCTAAAAGTGTAATATAAATAGTAGTAGTACATTTAGCGATTTAGcgactccaaagtctggagcattgtcgcaaggttgccagcctgtcgatcttttatagaatacatttcggagagtgtgccgaggaactgcacaaccttattcctccgtctcatttttaccatcggactacaagacaaagggcactccggcatcgcttcatggtaggaactccaaaaatacgcaagaagcgttttgcttccacatttcttatgcgaactgccaaggagtggaacgccctgcccgagtctgtgtttccgcatgagtacaatctggggctcttcaaaacaagagttaataggtatctcataggtaagcgtgctccaccatagaccgcatcatcacttaccatcaggtaggatcgtggtcaaacgcctgcatcataaaataaaaatttagcgTTAACAATGTGTTGTATGAAAATCGTTTTAATGCTCAAAACGCTTTGTACAATTTTACATGGGTGCTACTATAACTATCCCAAAAAGAGCTTAGGACGGTTAGGTGTACCTAAGTCTAAATAGCACACATACCGGTCAAACATACCAATGTCTTACACGATGAAGTGTGTACAAGTGCagattacattaatttcatgtATTGACGTAAAGCAGAAATATAATCGAACAAACTATCgcgagacatatttcaaaatatttagataaacacgtcgccaaaagcgactaaaaataatagtgagtaaaaaccgtacttatctaaatattttgaagcaGAAATATTACACAAAGGCTTTTGGGAATATTTCCAAATAAGCGAATTTTGCGTGAATATAGAACACTAGTAGTGTTCCATTTTTCGATTTCTTCGTGTAGTGTtacatctaaatattttgtagcagaaatatttcacaaaggCTTTTGGGAATATTTCCAAATAAGCGAATTTTGCGTGAATATAGAACACTAGTAGTGTTCCATTTTTCGATTTCTTCGTGTAGTGTTACACTACACGAAGAAATCATGACACAGTCGGTCTTTTATCGAATATATATTACTATACCTCGAGCTCCCAGTcaacatacttaaaataaaactatgattcTTCGAACCCAGCTTTTTTTTGGAAAGCACGGCACAGCTCGGCAGCTCCGGCATGCCTTAGGGGCCTAACCTTTCACAGAGATGTATGAATGTGACAATTTAAAGAAATAGACAAATAATGGTAATAACATGAATTgtattaattgtaataatattgGCTATGTAGAATTTTAACAAATGGACAATTCTTGATAACTATATTAATAGAATATGACAATGTTAAAGAAATATAGATTAAATTTGACAAATGTAGAATAAAATTGACAAGTAAACACAATAACTATAACTTGaatgttgccacctgcatggaagcctataatacgtagggtcaagcggcaagtgtgttgtgacgatcgcggggacatagtgagtgcagtgtgcttgacttcgttcgatacagccgccctaccagccagaccttcacttgacgactccatctgcggactgccccgcgccccccgcccccgccccatcagcgcgtgcgcaacgagcgacgaggcgggcggcgcgggcactgcgggcagtgcacgacgtacaaccgccgcggacactcgtgcctgaggatggattcccaaagaatccgaaacatgtcgccaaaagcgactaaaaattttaataacagtgagtaaaaaccgtactgataaatattttgaaatatgtctcacgatagtttaagtgcgaccaCAATAACTTATTTGATAACTGTATAAATCTTATGAATGTTACGATGTAAAAGAAATAGATGAATTATTGTAACTGTATATACTGTGATAATATTAgctatgtataataaatttgacattaattgtATTAAATGCATATATTTTGTATAGACTGTAATAATATTAgctatgtataataaatttgacattaattgtATTAAATGCATATATTTTGTATAGACTGTAATAATATTAgctatgtataataaatttgaCATCAATTGTATTGAATGCGTATTTGTAATTGATATGTAGTAACTGtaataaactgtaataaattGGATATGATAATAATAGTTATATGTTAGTGTATTAATAGGGTAAATTTTAGTTAATTAATAGGGTAACTGTAAGTAGGTTAAGTAGTGAAAGAAAAGTATGTAAAGAATAGAAAGAAcgaaaagagaaaaataaaaagaaacaaatattgaaaaataaaaatcaataatcATATAGAGGAGGGAGGTGGgcctgaaaaaaaaacgaatgaaAACGAGACCTTTAaacaacaagtttgggaacaaatcaaattattttattaaatattttgatttgtgttttttaagtagtcacactactatatataaattaaaaactgtaatagatgtcatatattaaagaaaaagtgatccggccttcactactggagggcttcgtcactttttctttaatattatgacatctattacagtttttaacgaGACCTTtacttaacatacataccaaatttcataactttggaagagatttcgaggttagtcctaatccgatagTGTTATAAGGCGTATGTATAAAGACGCCTAGGCTGTTTTTGGGAAGCTACGGCAATTTTCAGGTTGCTTCGCAAGCCGGAGGTGTATCTAAAGATGCCGAGGCAATCTTCGGTAAGCCGTGGCAGTGCGAGCTATATGACGACAGTATGCGCCTAGACTAGAGTAGAGAGAAGAGGCTTACCCTATGTCTAATTCCATACTGTCGCCCTATGACTGTAAGCGGGCTTTAACTCAATAACGGTTATatggtttttggaaaaaaaagtaaaaattaaggcttccatgtaaaaaaaacatgatttgATCGTGATCTGTCGGTCAGCGAGCTCTGTCTCATTACCTACTTGTTGAATCCTCCACACCTCGAAGAATAATTTAAGGTCGCGATTCCAGGGCACCTCTCCAAACGCGTGGGTTTAGTGGGGTGCCCCACATAAGTACCCCCTAAAATAAGCCCACCTCTGGATCTTGGACAAGCGTACCTAAGTCGCTTAtaagaaaaacataaatttaaaaaattgtgcCATGGTTCGGAGCTCATGGGACGCAtttacgactcgcacttggccgggtgtTTAATGTATaatgagcaaagatagatataactccgtaatagatggatacagtctaaggaaaaacgtgcctcgaaaatcaagaaaatttgattctcgttcagagggcgctactagttttggcctacagtcgtatagatggcgttgacggtttcgtttgttatttaacaattttaacgcatatcagtgaaagaacatgggtcaaaatcataaaaataattaatgcaaataaaaaaaatcatttatctatatttaggtaaatacattctatcgtatttttataaatcttcatttttagttttaaagtgtgtcgacagatggcagtgaatttactggggttacaaaatttactatgacaaaattataagtttttgaaACTAGCCAATAACGTATGACGTGATTAATGGACGCCCCCATTAAGGGTCGTTTAGCAGTGGGACTAGATTTTGCAAGGTTCATTGTACGCTTCAACCATCTTAACATTCACCACGGTGCGAACTAAATCACACAGGTAGAATAATGGCGCTTCCTCCATCGTCGGGCTACTACATAACGGACCGCATCGATACGCCGCTAgtgccgccgcccgcgccgcgtcCTGTGGGCTCGCGGCCCTACGAGGAGTGGGcggccacgccgccgccgccgcccggccCCGGGAAGATAGTCAATAGGCCCCCTAACCCATATAAGGATAAGTTCAAACCCAGCTACGAGTATGTACGTATCATATTAGTAACTTAGTAGGTACTAGAGATGTAAATTTATACGGCTTCCGTTATTGAATTTTTTTCTATTCCTACAGGCACCTCCACAGCAAAACAAACCAATTCCAGCTTATCCACAACAACCACATCGACCAAATTCCATAGATAGGTTAGACGATCCTCCACGAAAGCAGGTCACAGAGACCGACTTGTACTTGCTCTCGGCCATTGAAAAATTGGTGTACAGAGCGGATCTAATGGAAAAGAGGTTGAGAAAATTAGAGGAGTCGATGCATGTATTGGTAGCCGGTTCTAATCATTACCCAGGTAAATTTCGATAGTTTTATTGATTTTACGCTAACTTTTTGCAGCGTTGCCCCTGCAGTCCTGCCTTAAACGCTTGCTTTTATTGAAgttcctatttatttattactagcttttgcccgcgactacgtctgcgtggagttagtaatttgggtagcttattcaatctgctttttatcatCGATTccccatgcaaacttccaccccccaccccccccttttcaccccctcaaaggatgacttctgggataaaaactaccataAGTATGTCcgtccccgggactcaaactatctctgctTTTTCCCTTCTGGCAGAGCTAGCGCTTTTTGCATAACATGTCCgcattataccaaatttcaacatcatcaattcagcagtttaagcgttaataggtaacagacagacatacagacagacagacacactattgcatttataatattagtatggattatatggGGGATAATGGCAGCCGTAGTGGATAACAAGTAGATAGAAAATGTTGTTATTCTGCAGAGCCCTGTGTGGCAAATTTCACGCGAGTGGGCGAAACATGCTACCActtgtcggcggcggcggcggactGGAAAACGGCCAACTTGGCGTGCCGCAAGCTGCGCTCCAATCTG
The Cydia strobilella chromosome Z, ilCydStro3.1, whole genome shotgun sequence genome window above contains:
- the LOC134754440 gene encoding uncharacterized protein LOC134754440, translating into MRLVFLAVTVAIVNGVHALHASNSTAPDDTCDVVVVGPGPWSDLLEEWATSATSDGERPGTGRQGRIMALPPSSGYYITDRIDTPLVPPPAPRPVGSRPYEEWAATPPPPPGPGKIVNRPPNPYKDKFKPSYEYAPPQQNKPIPAYPQQPHRPNSIDRLDDPPRKQVTETDLYLLSAIEKLVYRADLMEKRLRKLEESMHVLVAGSNHYPEPCVANFTRVGETCYHLSAAAADWKTANLACRKLRSNLLELEAEPERRQLFAHLLSDNRIKALDWWTGGLNPGLLWIWSNSARPVSGGAGGNVTVVGDGRCLALIHDPAARAYVYRGQDCGLKHRYVCEKGEDKAKLSNEIEAVSKSKLTKETTLTTTETPNKPSTQS